One genomic region from Peromyscus eremicus chromosome 20, PerEre_H2_v1, whole genome shotgun sequence encodes:
- the Aqp5 gene encoding aquaporin-5, with protein MKKEVCSVAFFKAVFAEFLATLIFVFFGLGSALKWPSALPSILQISIAFGLAIGTLAQALGPVSGGHINPAITLALLVGNQISLLRAVFYVAAQLVGAIAGAALLYWLAPLNARGNLAVNALSNNTTPGKATVVELILTFQLALCIFSSTDARRTSPVGSPALSIGLSVTLGHLVGIYFTGCSMNPARSFGPAVVMDRFSPSHWVFWVGPIVGAVLAAILYFYLLFPSSLSLSDRVAVVKGTYEPEEDWEEHREERKKTIELTAH; from the exons ATGAAGAAGGAGGTGTGCTCAGTTGCCTTCTTCAAGGCTGTGTTCGCGGAGTTCCTGGCCACCCTCATCTTCGTCTTCTTTGGCCTGGGCTCGGCACTCAAGTGGCCGTCGGCGCTGCCCTCCATTCTGCAGATCTCCATCGCCTTTGGCCTGGCCATAGGTACCCTGGCCCAAGCTCTGGGACCCGTGAGCGGTGGCCACATCAATCCGGCCATTACTCTGGCCCTCTTAGTAGGCAACCAGATCTCACTGCTCCGAGCCGTCTTCTACGTGGCAGCCCAGCTGGTGGGTGCCATTGCTGGGGCAGCCCTCCTCTACTGGTTGGCGCCACTCAATGCCCGGGGCAACCTGGCCGTCAATGCG CTCAGCAACAACACAACACCCGGGAAGGCCACCGTGGTGGAGTTGATCTTGACCTTTCAGCTGGCCCTCTGCATCTTCTCCTCCACCGACGCCCGCCGCACCAGCCCGGTGGGCTCCCCGGCTTTGTCCATTGGGCTGTCCGTCACACTGGGCCATCTTGTGGGG ATCTACTTCACCGGCTGTTCTATGAACCCAGCCCGTTCTTTCGGCCCAGCAGTGGTCATGGATCGGTTCAGCCCCTCTCACTGG GTCTTCTGGGTAGGGCCCATTGTGGGGGCCGTCCTGGCTGCCATCCTCTACTTCTACctgctcttcccctcctccctgagcctcagtgaTCGCGtggctgtggtcaaaggcacGTATGAGCCGGAGGAGGACTGGGAAGAGCATCGAGAGGAACGGAAGAAGACCATAGAGCTGACAGCGCACTGA
- the Aqp2 gene encoding aquaporin-2, protein MWELRSIAFSRAVLAEFLATLLFVFFGLGSALQWASSPPSVLQIAVAFGLGIGTLVQALGHVSGAHINPAVTVACLVGCHVSFLRAAFYVAAQLLGAVAGAAILHEITPVEIRGDLAVNALHNNATAGQAVTVELFLTMQLVLCIFASTDERRSDNLGSPALSIGFSVTLGHLLGIYFTGCSMNPARSLAPAVVTGKFDDHWVFWIGPLVGAIIGSLLYNYLLFPSAKSLQERLAVLKGLEPDTDWEEREVRRRQSVELHSPQSLPRGSKA, encoded by the exons ATGTGGGAACTCCGATCCATAGCCTTCTCCCGGGCCGTGCTGGCTGAGTTCCTGGCCACGCTCCTTTTCGTTTTCTTTGGCCTTGGCTCAGCCCTCCAGTGGGCCAGCTCCCCACCCTCTGTGCTCCAGATCGCCGTGGCCTTTGGCCTGGGCATCGGCACCTTGGTTCAGGCTCTGGGCCATGTCAGCGGGGCCCACATCAACCCTGCTGTGACTGTGGCCTGCCTCGTGGGCTGCCATGTCTCCTTCCTTCGAGCTGCTTTCTATGTGGCGGCCCAGCTGCTGGGGGCTGTGGCCGGGGCGGCAATACTTCATGAGATTACTCCAGTAGAAATCCGCGGGGACCTGGCTGTCAATGCT ctccacaacAACGCAACAGCAGGCCAGGCAGTGACCGTGGAGCTCTTCCTGACCATGCAGCTGGTGCTCTGCATCTTCGCCTCCACGGACGAGCGACGCAGTGACAACCTGGGCAGCCCTGCTCTCTCCATCGGTTTCTCTGTCACCCTGGGCCACCTCCTTGGG ATCTACTTCACTGGCTGCTCCATGAACCCAGCGCGCTCCCTGGCTCCAGCAGTCGTCACTGGCAAGTTTGATGACCACTGG gtcttctggaTCGGACCCCTGGTGGGCGCCATCATCGGCTCCCTCCTCTACAACTACCTGCTGTTCCCCTCGGCCAAAAGCCTGCAGGAGCGCCTGGCGGTGCTCAAGGGCCTGGAGCCCGACACCGACTGGGAGGAACGCGAGGTGCGGCGGCGGCAGTCGGTGGAGCTCCACTCCCCGCAGAGCCTGCCGCGCGGGAGCAAGGCCTGA